A single region of the Salvia miltiorrhiza cultivar Shanhuang (shh) chromosome 8, IMPLAD_Smil_shh, whole genome shotgun sequence genome encodes:
- the LOC130997252 gene encoding metacaspase-1-like — MLMLVNCSGCHTPLQLPTGATSIRCSLCHAITRIADPRSAPPPPPYAATSSSYNNYYPPPPPAPYNHSPPGGQKKAVIIGISYRNTKNELKGCINDAKCMKFMLVNRFKFPESSILMLTDEETDPYRIPTKHNIRMAMFWLVKGCQSGDSLVFHFSGHGAQQRNYTGDEIDGFDETLCPLDFETQGMIVDNEINASIVRPLPAGVKLHAIIDACHSGTVLDLPFLCRMDRSGRYAWEDHRPPSGAWKGTSGGEAISFSGCDDNQTSADTAALSKVTSTGAMTYAFIQAIEKGQGATYGSILNAMRSTIRQTSEDLVAGGGAVTTLLTMLLTGGSGVGLRQEPQLSCNERFDVYMKPFSL; from the exons ATGTTGATGCTAGTGAACTGCTCCGGCTGCCATACGCCCCTCCAGCTGCCCACCGGCGCCACCTCAATCCGCTGCTCCTTGTGCCATGCCATCACCCGCATAGCTGACCCCCGCAGcgccccccctccccctccctaCGCCGCCACTTCCTCATCTTACAACAACTACTACCCACCTCCGCCGCCGGCCCCCTACAACCACTCGCCGCCCGGCGGGCAGAAGAAGGCCGTCATAATAGGGATCTCCTATCGGAACACAAAGAATGAACTCAAGGGATGCATCAATGATGCCAAATGTATGAAGTTTATGCTCGTCAACAGGTTCAAGTTCCCCGAATCCTCAATCCTCATGCTTACTG ACGAGGAAACGGATCCTTACAGAATCCCAACAAAACACAATATTAGGATGGCCATGTTTTGGCTCGTCAAAGGTTGTCAGTCAGGGGACTCACTGGTCTTCCATTTTTCTGGGCACGGCGCGCAGCAGCGGAACTACACGGGCGATGAGATCGACGGGTTCGACGAAACACTATGCCCTCTCGACTTCGAAACACAGGGGATGATCGTCGACAATGAGATCAATGCCAGCATCGTGAGGCCTCTTCCAGCCGGTGTGAAGCTGCACGCAATAATAGACGCATGTCACAGCGGCACCGTGCTTGATTTACCCTTTCTTTGCAGAATGGACAG aaGTGGAAGGTACGCATGGGAAGACCATCGTCCTCCATCAGGCGCGTGGAAAGGCACGAGCGGGGGAGAAGCCATATCCTTCAGTGGTTGTGACGATAATCAAACTTCTGCTGATACCGCT GCTCTATCTAAGGTGACGTCTACAGGGGCAATGACCTATGCATTCATCCAAGCAATAGAGAAGGGGCAGGGAGCTACCTATGGGAGCATCTTGAATGCGATGAGGTCTACCATCCGGCAGACAAGCGAGGATCTAGTTGCCGGAGGGGGTGCTGTCACTACACTACTCACAATGCTCTTGACAGGGGGGAGCGGTGTTGGACTGAGACAG GAACCACAGCTTAGTTGTAATGAGCGATTTGATGTCTACATGAAACCATTTTCACTGTGA
- the LOC130997250 gene encoding BOI-related E3 ubiquitin-protein ligase 1-like, with translation MFTSNAAAAKKLGKRKVREVTGETSAAAAHCFNPHMDARRRSQILNNAAAAAPFSYLALLTADDSHGHCDDDDDESCPFSKDIKNQSDKINQMIMFHSENLRQSVVGTLCAAEERAAKRLRASEARNAELERLAELYKGEAERLLMRVRYLEMSNAYAEEEEAESSFEDPDRVRPVRLDCKVCKRELAKVMLWPCRHVCVCPSCDAATKCCPVCRLVKTTSVQLSLPLD, from the exons ATGTTTACCAGCAATGCTGCAGCGGCGAAAAAATTAGGCAAGAGGAAGGTGAGGGAAGTCACCGGGGAAACTTCCGCCGCCGCAGCACACTGCTTCAATCCTCACATGGATGCCCGACGCCGTTCGCAAATACTAAACAACGCTGCTGCGGCCGCACCCTTCTCGTACCTGGCCCTGTTGACTGCCGACGACAGCCACGGCCATTGcgatgatgatgacgatgaAAGCTGCCCTTTCTCGAAAGATATCAAGAACCAAAGCGacaaaatcaatcaaatgaTAATGTTCCAT AGTGAGAATCTTCGGCAGTCCGTGGTGGGAACGTTGTGTGCGGCAGAGGAGAGAGCGGCGAAGAGGCTGAGGGCGAGCGAGGCGAGGAACGCGGAGTTGGAGAGGTTGGCGGAGCTGTACAAGGGGGAAGCGGAGCGGCTGCTTATGAGGGTGAGATACTTGGAGATGTCGAATGCCTATGCCGAGGAAGAGGAGGCAGAGTCATCGTTCGAGGATCCGGACCGCGTGAGGCCCGTGAGGCTCGACTGCAAGGTATGCAAGAGAGAGCTGGCGAAGGTGATGCTGTGGCCGTGCCGCCATGTCTGCGTCTGCCCGAGCTGCGATGCTGCCACCAAGTGCTGCCCCGTTTGCCGTCTGGTTAAGACCACCAGTGTTCAACTCTCTCTTCCCCTCGATTAA
- the LOC130997251 gene encoding probable pterin-4-alpha-carbinolamine dehydratase, chloroplastic, protein MAQLLGFSLSPLLSLSRISTRKCLPSTPSPRRTSLRIRASEIDLLGDFGARDPFPAEIESNFADKVQGNVNTEHKILIPNASALSLAQMNCAPISDLQQLSVDDAKKLLFKVVGWKLVDEGEGLKLEGLWKVRDEKCGEELINRIRDKVESTGHLPELHFEAPNQVRARLWTSSIGGLSFNDFIVAAKIDEIKVSDLQPRLRVWA, encoded by the exons ATGGCGCAACTCCTAGGCTTTTCTCTCTCccccctcctctctctctctagaatttcAACACGCAAATGCCTCCCCTCCACCCCCAGTCCCAGACGGACTTCGCTAAGAATCCGAGCATCGGAGATCGACCTGCTCGGCGATTTCGGAGCCAGAGACCCTTTCCCGGCCGAGATAGAGAGCAATTTTGCCGACAAAGTTCAGGGAAACGTCAACACAGAGCACAAGATTTTGATACCGAATGCCTCCGCTCTCTCTCTCGCGCAGATGAATTGCGCTCCCATCTCCGACCTCCAACAATTGTCCGTCGACGACGCCAAAAAGCTGCTGTTTAAGGTTGTTGGATGGAAACTAGTTGATGAGGGAGAGGGGTTGAAACTTGAGGGATTGTGGAAAGTTAGGGATGAAAAGTGTGGAGAAGAACTCATCAACCGGATCAGAGACAAGGTAGAATCGACGGGGCATCTGCCTGAGCTTCATTTCGAGGCGCCAAATCAAGTCAGAGCTCGACTTTGGACCTCTTCAATTG GAGGGCTTAGCTTTAATGACTTCATCGTTGCAGCTAAAATAGATGAGATCAAAGTATCAGATCTTCAGCCTCGACTCAGAGTTTGGGCTTAA
- the LOC130997253 gene encoding uncharacterized protein LOC130997253: MANSDDGYHTIQLPPNPSLSRPSSSSPPIPLLLRGFHTSDTIQVRGDTGDLQFSVQFNLRREERRSDNRLDFQEEHIDSRDSVQSPPSSPYLTPTSSTGEFENRNNSADENNSGSSRGGVTTRLRSGALSPVKYYFRRIYGVSGKKRRSSKGKAEERNVFDELLRRRSSPLRPCNSYAFFVMKNWGVVRRSSFVETSKRLSKQWSHLAHDVKKEYEDMALKDNDRYRKQCLLLSNDG; this comes from the exons ATGGCTAACAGCGACGACGGTTATCATACGATCCAACTCCCGCCCAATCCTTCCCTTTCTCGGCCGTCGTCGTCGTCTCCGCCCATCCCCCTCCTGTTGCGCGGCTTTCACACCAGCGACACCATTCAAGTCCGAGGCGACACCGGCGATTTGCAATTCTCTGTTCAGTTCAACCTCCGTAGAGAAGAACGCCGTTCCGACAACCGTCTCGATTTCCAAGAGGAGCACATAGATTCTCGCGATTCCGTGCAATCACCGCCGTCTTCGCCGTACCTGACTCCAACTTCTTCAACTGGCGAGTTCGAGAATCGCAACAATAGCGCCGATGAAAATAATTCAGGATCGTCGAGGGGTGGCGTCACAACGCGGTTGAGGAGCGGCGCATTGTCTCCGGTGAAGTACTATTTTCGCCGGATCTATGGTGTTTCCGGTAAGAAAAGGAGGTCAAGTAAGGGTAAAGCGGAAGAGCGGAACGTGTTCGACGAATTGCTGAGGAGACGGAGTTCGCCGCTGAGGCCGTGCAATTCCTACGCGTTCTTCGTGATGAAGAATTGGGGCGTGGTTAGACGCTCTTCGTTTGTGGAAACGAGCAAGAGGTTGAGCAAGCAGTGGTCCCACCTCGCTCACGACGTGAAGAAG GAATACGAGGATATGGCTTTGAAGGATAATGATAGATATAGGAAGCAATGCTTGCTACTAAGCAACGATGGTTGA